One genomic window of uncultured delta proteobacterium includes the following:
- a CDS encoding conserved membrane hypothetical protein (Evidence 4 : Homologs of previously reported genes of unknown function), which produces MGKVSIAVLLAVMLSGCAVSPSIPILGAFFPGWLLCAAAALFVTLVLRAVLIKAHLAESLGPPVLVYPLITAIGTLLFWILFFHN; this is translated from the coding sequence ATGGGAAAAGTATCTATCGCCGTTTTACTTGCCGTTATGCTTTCCGGTTGCGCGGTCTCGCCGTCCATCCCGATTCTGGGCGCGTTTTTTCCGGGATGGCTTTTGTGCGCCGCCGCCGCGCTTTTTGTCACGCTTGTACTCCGGGCCGTGCTCATAAAGGCGCACCTGGCCGAAAGCCTGGGGCCGCCGGTGCTTGTGTACCCGCTCATAACGGCCATCGGCACCCTTCTTTTCTGGATTCTTTTTTTCCATAACTGA
- the acoA gene encoding Acetoin:2,6-dichlorophenolindophenol oxidoreductase subunit alpha: protein MFERTQLLQYYETMHTIREFEMEAIRLRERDEILGTLHTYIGEEAIATAVCACLKPTDYIESTHRGHGHTIAKGADVKRMMAELFGRITGSCKGKGGSMHIADFSIGMLGANGIVGGGYGLAVGAALAARFQKRDAVSVVFFGDGASNRGTFHEAANMAAAWKLPVIFVCENNGWAAATSHDRGSQQAVQDIAKRAVGYDMESFIVNGNDFFAVYDAMSRLAARARNGEGNRCGFLECKTFRIMGHYIGDKQPYRDAEIAKRRLQADDCIVNFENRCLAEGWLQTSDFAPVRERVLEKVREAKQFAIESPYPDPAELYTDIYDA, encoded by the coding sequence ATGTTCGAGCGGACGCAGTTACTGCAATACTATGAGACCATGCACACCATCCGCGAATTCGAGATGGAAGCCATCCGCCTGCGCGAAAGGGACGAGATTCTCGGCACCCTTCACACCTACATCGGCGAGGAAGCCATTGCCACGGCGGTCTGCGCGTGCCTCAAACCGACCGATTACATTGAAAGCACGCACCGGGGCCACGGCCACACCATCGCCAAAGGCGCGGACGTCAAACGCATGATGGCGGAACTGTTCGGCAGGATTACCGGAAGCTGCAAGGGCAAGGGCGGCTCCATGCATATCGCCGATTTCAGTATCGGCATGCTCGGGGCGAACGGTATCGTGGGCGGCGGATACGGGCTTGCGGTGGGCGCTGCGCTCGCCGCGCGGTTCCAGAAGCGCGACGCGGTTTCCGTCGTGTTCTTCGGCGACGGCGCATCCAACAGGGGAACCTTTCATGAAGCGGCCAACATGGCGGCCGCATGGAAGCTCCCGGTCATCTTTGTCTGCGAAAACAACGGCTGGGCGGCCGCCACGAGCCATGACCGGGGAAGCCAGCAGGCGGTGCAGGATATCGCCAAACGCGCCGTCGGGTACGACATGGAAAGCTTCATTGTGAACGGCAACGATTTTTTCGCCGTTTACGACGCCATGAGCCGCCTGGCCGCCCGCGCGCGGAACGGCGAGGGCAATCGCTGCGGCTTTTTGGAATGCAAAACCTTCCGCATCATGGGGCATTATATCGGCGACAAGCAACCCTACCGCGATGCGGAAATTGCGAAGCGGCGGCTGCAGGCGGACGACTGCATCGTGAACTTTGAAAACCGGTGCCTTGCCGAGGGCTGGCTGCAAACCTCCGACTTTGCGCCCGTCAGGGAACGCGTGCTGGAGAAAGTGCGGGAAGCCAAGCAGTTCGCCATTGAAAGCCCGTATCCCGACCCCGCCGAACTGTACACCGATATATATGACGCCTAG
- the acoB gene encoding Acetoin:2,6-dichlorophenolindophenol oxidoreductase subunit beta, protein MREMSYMQATFEAMKEEMLRDPAVFAMAEDINGQGGGVGAYTGLGAAVGDPARVMDTPISEAGIVSCAIGAALSGMRPVVDLRFSNCIPCSMDEIVNQAAKSRYMFGGQGKVSMVIRCPDGIVKMQGAHHTDCLEAWFAHVPGLQVVVPSNPADGKGLLKTAIRNNNPVMFFEHKLLFGMKGQVPDGEYTVPLGKASLAREGGDVTIVVYGIMVGRALEAAAELAAEGVEAEVVDLRTLSPWDKETVLASVKKTGRAVVAHEATRQCGFGTEISATIAEEAFGSLKGPVVRIGAPFVPIPVSPHLEDMCRTLPKDIADAARRCMRG, encoded by the coding sequence ATGCGTGAAATGTCCTATATGCAAGCCACTTTTGAGGCGATGAAGGAAGAAATGCTGCGCGATCCCGCCGTGTTCGCCATGGCGGAAGACATCAACGGCCAGGGCGGCGGCGTGGGCGCCTACACGGGCTTGGGAGCGGCGGTGGGTGACCCCGCGAGGGTCATGGATACCCCGATTTCGGAAGCCGGGATCGTTTCCTGCGCCATCGGCGCGGCCCTTTCCGGCATGCGGCCGGTGGTCGACCTGCGGTTTTCCAACTGCATCCCGTGCAGCATGGACGAAATCGTCAACCAGGCTGCCAAATCCCGGTACATGTTCGGCGGGCAGGGAAAAGTGAGCATGGTGATCCGCTGCCCGGACGGCATCGTGAAAATGCAGGGAGCGCACCACACGGACTGCCTGGAAGCGTGGTTCGCCCACGTCCCCGGCCTGCAAGTGGTCGTGCCCTCCAACCCGGCGGACGGCAAAGGGCTGCTCAAAACGGCGATCCGCAACAACAACCCGGTCATGTTTTTCGAGCACAAGCTCCTGTTCGGTATGAAAGGCCAGGTCCCGGACGGGGAGTATACCGTCCCGCTCGGCAAGGCCAGCCTTGCGCGCGAAGGCGGGGACGTGACCATCGTGGTTTACGGCATCATGGTCGGCCGGGCGCTGGAAGCCGCCGCGGAGCTGGCGGCGGAAGGCGTCGAGGCGGAGGTTGTCGACCTGCGGACCTTGTCCCCGTGGGACAAGGAAACCGTTCTCGCTTCCGTGAAAAAGACCGGGCGGGCCGTTGTGGCCCATGAAGCCACCCGGCAATGCGGGTTCGGCACGGAGATTTCGGCCACCATCGCGGAAGAGGCGTTCGGCAGCCTGAAAGGGCCGGTTGTCCGGATAGGCGCCCCGTTCGTGCCCATTCCCGTTTCGCCCCATCTTGAGGATATGTGCCGGACGCTGCCCAAAGACATCGCGGACGCCGCGCGCCGGTGCATGCGCGGATAA
- the citT gene encoding Citrate carrier: MSKLVKGCLTIGVGVAVYLLPTLFGAAAAPGASGLLAVGVPEGLPPQAWLYFAIFMGVVAGLILEPVPAALVSFIGMAAAVFLRVGAIAPHNHAIDIKTALAWGLSGFSDSTVWLIFVAFMFAMGYEKTGLGKRIALILVRRLGKSSLGLGYAVALADCVLAPFMPSNTARSGGTLFPIIRNIPVMFGSLPDKEPRKLGAYLTWVALASTCVTSSLFYTGLAPNILAGSILNSNGVTFSWTTWFFAMAPVGIPLLLLVPLLTYFLYPPTMKRAEDAPVWAAAELEKMGRVTRREWTMLGLALLALSLWIWGSHLMEGTEAALIVLMLMPLLGVCTWDDILANKGAWNVLIWFGTLVTLAGGLGHVGFLPWFAAGTGTLVQGYSPHMITLILLVIFFVSHYLFASVTAHVTALLGLFITTAAGIAGVDVAQTALLLAMSLGLMGIITPYGAGPSPIWYGAGYVSPKAFWALGFVFGVLYLAAFLLVTVPWLGVLNPALGR; this comes from the coding sequence ATGTCCAAACTCGTCAAAGGATGCCTCACCATCGGCGTCGGCGTTGCCGTCTATCTGCTGCCCACCCTTTTCGGGGCGGCCGCCGCGCCCGGAGCCTCCGGGCTTCTGGCCGTGGGCGTGCCGGAGGGGCTGCCGCCGCAAGCCTGGTTGTATTTCGCCATATTCATGGGCGTGGTCGCGGGCCTGATTCTGGAACCCGTGCCCGCCGCCCTGGTCAGCTTCATCGGCATGGCCGCGGCGGTGTTTCTGCGCGTGGGGGCCATCGCCCCGCACAACCATGCCATCGACATCAAGACCGCGCTCGCCTGGGGCTTGTCCGGCTTTTCCGACAGCACCGTCTGGCTGATCTTCGTGGCCTTCATGTTCGCCATGGGGTACGAGAAAACCGGCCTGGGCAAGCGCATCGCCCTTATCCTGGTGCGCCGCCTCGGCAAAAGCAGCCTCGGTCTCGGCTACGCCGTGGCGTTAGCCGACTGCGTGCTCGCCCCCTTCATGCCCTCCAACACGGCCCGCAGCGGCGGCACGCTCTTTCCCATCATCCGCAACATTCCGGTCATGTTCGGCTCGCTCCCGGACAAGGAGCCGCGCAAGCTCGGGGCCTATCTCACCTGGGTGGCGCTGGCCTCCACCTGCGTCACGAGTTCCCTTTTCTACACGGGACTCGCGCCCAACATCCTGGCCGGAAGCATCCTGAACAGCAACGGCGTGACCTTCAGCTGGACCACCTGGTTCTTCGCCATGGCCCCGGTGGGCATTCCGCTGCTGCTGCTCGTCCCGCTGCTGACGTACTTTTTGTACCCGCCCACCATGAAGCGCGCCGAGGACGCCCCGGTCTGGGCCGCGGCCGAACTGGAAAAGATGGGCCGCGTGACCCGCCGGGAATGGACCATGCTGGGCCTGGCCCTGCTGGCCCTTTCCCTGTGGATATGGGGATCGCACCTTATGGAGGGAACCGAAGCCGCCCTGATCGTGCTCATGCTCATGCCGCTGCTCGGCGTCTGCACCTGGGACGACATCCTGGCCAACAAGGGCGCGTGGAACGTGCTGATCTGGTTCGGCACGCTGGTGACCCTGGCGGGCGGGCTGGGGCACGTGGGGTTTCTGCCCTGGTTCGCGGCCGGAACGGGGACGCTGGTGCAAGGGTACAGCCCGCACATGATCACCCTGATTCTGCTGGTGATATTCTTCGTCTCGCACTACCTCTTCGCCAGCGTGACCGCCCATGTGACGGCTCTGCTCGGGCTTTTCATCACGACGGCCGCGGGCATTGCCGGGGTGGACGTGGCCCAGACCGCCTTGCTCCTGGCCATGAGCCTGGGCCTGATGGGCATCATCACGCCTTACGGCGCCGGGCCGAGTCCCATCTGGTACGGCGCGGGCTACGTTTCGCCCAAGGCCTTCTGGGCGCTCGGCTTCGTCTTCGGCGTGCTCTATCTGGCGGCGTTTCTGCTCGTCACCGTGCCCTGGCTCGGCGTGCTGAACCCGGCGCTCGGCAGGTGA
- a CDS encoding exported hypothetical protein (Evidence 5 : No homology to any previously reported sequences), with the protein MRKTLFPALLLACLVLPGCSAKTDVSYQQPQRYPFENTMVYDAGLEKVWSAAVASVQGSFFVLDQLQKDARTMTLSFMTENPADYVDCGVLTYTTAGGMGGGETVTVAGAAPVAKYMYGDGDSPPREVVRTATLAGKVTVVFSAEGKGKTRAVVTVRYTVAIANTGDMPVTYGYSEGVMPFKTSSAVIFSGGQTGRMHGGGLTQCVSRSVVEKNILEGIQTALGAQ; encoded by the coding sequence ATGAGGAAAACTCTGTTTCCCGCTCTCTTGCTCGCCTGCCTTGTCCTGCCCGGATGCTCCGCCAAAACGGACGTTTCCTACCAGCAGCCCCAGCGCTACCCGTTCGAAAACACCATGGTTTACGACGCCGGCCTGGAAAAGGTATGGAGCGCCGCCGTCGCGTCGGTCCAGGGAAGTTTTTTTGTGCTCGATCAACTCCAAAAAGATGCGCGGACCATGACGCTTTCTTTCATGACGGAAAACCCGGCGGATTACGTGGATTGCGGTGTGCTGACATACACCACCGCCGGCGGCATGGGCGGCGGCGAAACGGTGACGGTCGCGGGCGCCGCGCCCGTTGCGAAGTATATGTACGGCGACGGCGATTCGCCCCCCAGGGAAGTCGTGCGCACGGCAACCCTGGCGGGAAAAGTTACCGTCGTCTTTTCCGCCGAGGGCAAGGGGAAAACCCGCGCCGTCGTCACCGTGCGGTATACCGTTGCCATCGCCAATACGGGGGATATGCCCGTGACGTACGGCTACAGCGAAGGCGTCATGCCGTTCAAAACCTCCTCCGCTGTCATTTTCAGCGGCGGGCAGACGGGCCGCATGCACGGCGGCGGGCTGACCCAGTGCGTCTCCCGGTCCGTTGTGGAAAAAAATATTCTGGAAGGCATCCAAACCGCCCTCGGCGCACAGTAG